The following proteins come from a genomic window of Crassostrea angulata isolate pt1a10 chromosome 1, ASM2561291v2, whole genome shotgun sequence:
- the LOC128190273 gene encoding contactin-like has protein sequence MYRTNFVLILFLAGIELTTTQRILECPLDWFSHNVHCYRFQMHPQRTYEEAVKTCEGYGAALVSVNTLEENNFITQRLKDIDFIRSLWYTSGTLQDGSVRWNGDGTLSTAGSVLLSNIAHTDPNLRFIVYRYSENLFTYLLTKSGGDERLSFICEIKKTELNRIVQDERDFTYGSNITDPLKVERGPRFTVLPSNIVLTTRSYLPSIECIATGNPQPKYQWQRKRPTMDVEILTSNNAYTISNGKLTFDSTRLNETRDAGEYYCVASNKFGSVRSEPSRVSFGRLAQFPVVAPGPVNVALYQGTYLQCNPPSYKPNLKYQWMKENSFLLPVLNKHFFVSIGGNLYFSEVQTSDAAIYHCIVTLAALPGDTMATDQPPTETSMGMPLRVAGESASNYPAQIHTDFPAVFPRTPLLGMDVVIECLAYGRSPLDYSWIREGNKDIPKKAYTKDYNRVLVIPNIQFGDEGTYTCNVKGRSNTDQKSLLLTIDAKPYFLYPLRDLVVDEESHVTLRCDALGKPRPTFSWYKNSQPLVPVAGEIEIVSNVLTILRAQVGKHGGMYECTATNTHGTAITSAQVKVLSLRPTFIKYPLPTTLLAAESGNLTIPCQPEAAPAPEITWVKNGAQLSLSFTNGNQNGVQMLLNGYLKIVGVSLGDGGFYTCHAKNIHGDAQTTTNVIVSKGVYMAPIPREYHVDRNGTVFIQCQASYDASNLDLVYVWKFNGELIDFGRDTLLRKGTSGGLNGLFINYADYFHAGLYECIAQTTITQTSVATNVIVRGPPGMPGFVYRVKGSETPHSVTLKWTRAPDHGSQVQFYYIEAQTILNTTWRLMSKVSEMQTLLPGPNEADKRQFIVSGLIPYNNYRFRVYASNAYLDPGEISRPTEEIHIPGAKPIMAPTNVGGGGGSVGVLTITWKMLSKELQSGPNVVYFVYWRRSRNGETNLEFQSKTLLVSNKLLIQTNRTDGTYGTYTVPLPSDDLYYLPFDVMVGVGNAFGRGPNSSIETIYSSEGIPLARPVNVNGYEINSTALWVTWDPMDNTREKAKGVIKGYRITVNIEIVDDDTNEISFKKVVTSYYHGQMSGNQVIGLEPNTDYWVTVEMFNSAGLSNPSERQRLSTCLGAPILYPEFVTISSHGPDSVYVEWRGVSTGLYEETLWGYKMRYWLQGDNIRTANDTITGKETQGVIYGIQRGYVYSLRVLGFSKGGDGKMSPTKYFTLGGLVPVDRTISEIRAAGTKDRASLLIVCVCILYSCVFS, from the exons ATGTATCGAACAAATTTTGTACTTATTCTATTTCTGGCAGGGATAGAACTCACAACAACTCAAAGAATACTAG AGTGTCCACTTGATTGGTTTTCCCACAATGTACATTGTTACAGGTTCCAGATGCACCCTCAGAGGACGTATGAGGAGGCTGTAAAGACATGCGAG GGATATGGTGCAGCTTTAGTGAGTGTAAATACTCTGGAAGAAAATAACTTCATAACACAAAGActcaaagatatagattttattcg GTCCCTTTGGTACACCAGTGGGACCCTCCAGGACGGGAGCGTTCGCTGGAATGGAGATGGCACTCTGTCTACTGCAGGGAGCGTATTATTGTCTAACATTGCTCACACTGATCCCAATCTTAGGTTCATCGTCTACAGATACTCTG aaaaccTCTTTACATACCTATTAACCAAGTCTGGAGGAGACGAACGTTTAAGTTTTATTTGTGAGATTAAGAAAACGGAGCTGAATCGCATTGTTCAAGATGAGAGGGACTTTA CATATGGAAGCAATATAACAGATCCACTGAAGGTTGAAAGAGGACCCCGATTTACAGTCCTTCCAAGCAATATTGTTCTAACTACTCGTTCATACCTCCCCAGCATTGAGTGCATAGCTACCGGCAACCCTCAGCCCAAATATCAATGGCAACGGAAGCGGCCCACGATGGATGTGGAGATTCTTACCTCCAATAATGCCTATACTATCAGTAATGGTAAACTGACGTTTGACAGTACTCGTCTGAACGAGACACGTGACGCTGGGGAGTATTACTGTGTGGCCTCCAACAAATTCGGTTCTGTCCGAAGCGAACCTTCGAGGGTGTCGTTTGGAA gGCTAGCGCAATTTCCAGTGGTGGCTCCTGGCCCAGTGAATGTAGCTCTGTATCAGGGTACATATTTACAGTGTAATCCACCTTCCTACAAACCAA ACCTTAAGTACCAATGGATGAAGGAAAACTCATTTCTCCTGCCGGTGTTAAACAAGCATTTCTTTGTGTCGATTGGCGGTAACCTATACTTTTCCGAGGTCCAGACGTCAGATGCTGCGATATATCACTGTATAGTGACGCTGGCTGCGTTACCAGGGGACACCATGGCAACCGACCAACCGCCAACAGAAACGAGTATGGGCATGCCTCTCAGAGTGGCTGGCGAGA GTGCATCCAACTATCCTGCCCAAATCCACACCGATTTTCCGGCAGTGTTTCCCCGTACCCCACTGCTCGGGATGGATGTTGTCATAGAATGTCTAGCATATGGAAG GTCCCCACTCGACTATTCCTGGATAAGAGAAGGCAACAAAGACATCCCTAAAAAGGCATACACCAAAGATTACAACCGAGTTCTTGTTATCCCAAACATACAATTCGGTGACGAGGGGACCTACACGTGTAACGTCAAAGGAAGATCAAACACCGACCAAAAAAGCCTTCTTCTGACCATTGATG CAAAGCCATACTTTTTGTATCCATTACGAGATCTTGTTGTGGATGAGGAGAGTCACGTGACACTGCGATGTGATGCGCTGGGGAAACCCAGGCCTACCTTCTCGTGGTATAAAAACAGCCAACCGTTAGTGCCAGTTGCAGGTGAAATTGAAATCGTCTCCAATGTCCTGACAATTCTCAGAGCACAAGTTGGCAAACACGGTGGGATGTATGAATGCACTGCAACAAATACACACGGAACCGCTATAACCAGTGCACAAGTCAAAGTTTTGT CACTTCGACCCACGTTCATTAAATATCCACTTCCCACTACCTTACTGGCAGCAGAGAGTGGTAACCTAACCATACCATGTCAACCGGAGGCGGCGCCGGCTCCAGAGATTACATGGGTAAAAAATGGAGCACAATTGTCATTGTCATTTACAAATGGAAATCAAAATGGAGTTCAGATGCTCCTGAATGGTTACCTCAAAATTGTTGGAGTTTCCCTCGGAGATGGTGGCTTTTACACTTGTCACGCGAAAAATATACACGGAGATGCGCAGACGACAACCAACGTTATTGTGTCAA AGGGTGTTTACATGGCTCCAATACCTAGGGAATACCACGTGGATAGAAATGGAACTGTATTCATTCAGTGCCAAGCGTCTTATGATGCCAGTAACCTAGACCTTGTCTACGTTTGGAAATTCAATGGCGAACTGATCGACTTTGGACGAGATACATTGTTGAGAAAG GGGACGTCGGGCGGGCTGAATGGTCTGTTCATTAATTACGCTGATTACTTCCACGCGGGTCTGTACGAGTGTATAGCACAGACAACCATTACCCAGACATCAGTGGCGACCAATGTCATTGTCCGAG GACCCCCTGGGATGCCCGGTTTTGTATACAGGGTGAAAGGATCAGAAACGCCCCACTCTGTCACCCTTAAATGGACCAGGGCACCCGACCATGGATCACAAGTGCAGTTCTACTACATAGAGGCACAGACCATTCTAAATACAACATGGCGTCTCATGAGCA AGGTGAGCGAGATGCAGACCTTACTCCCTGGTCCTAATGAAGCTGACAAAAGACAGTTCATCGTTTCCGGACTCATTCCGTACAATAACTACCGGTTCCGTGTGTACGCCTCTAATGCTTACCTGGACCCTGGGGAAATCAGTCGCCCAACGG AGGAAATCCACATCCCTGGAGCTAAGCCAATTATGGCGCCAACAAATGTAGGGGGAGGAGGGGGCAGCGTGGGCGTTTTAACCATTACCTGGAAG ATGTTGTCAAAGGAGTTACAAAGTGGACCGAACGTCGTATATTTTGTGTACTGGAGACGCAGTAGGAACGGGGAAACCAATTTAGAATTCCAATCG AAAACTCTCCTTGTATCGAACAAACTGCTGATACAGACCAACAGGACTGACGGTACCTACGGTACCTACACGGTGCCGCTACCTTCTGATGACCTGTACTACCTCCCGTTTGATGTGATGGTCGGCGTGGGCAATGCTTTTGGGAGAGGACCAAACAGCTCCATAGAGACCATTTATTCATCAGAAGGAA TACCGCTTGCTCGACCAGTGAACGTGAATGGCTACGAAATTAATTCTACGGCGCTTTGGGTAACCTGGGACCCTATGGACAACACACGGGAGAAGGCAAAGGGTGTAATCAAGGGCTATCGG attACCGTAAATATAGAAATCGTAGACGATGATACCAACGAAATAAGTTTTAAGAAGGTGGTGACTTCTTATTACCACGGACAAATGTCGGGGAATCAGGTGATAGGCCTGGAACCCAACACAGATTACTGGGTGACGGTGGAGATGTTCAACTCGGCCGGACTCAGCAACCCCAGCGAAAGGCAGAGACTGAGCACATGTCTTGGGG CGCCGATACTATATCCAGAGTTTGTTACCATAAGTTCTCACGGACCCGACAGTGTTTACGTGGAATGGCGGGGAGTGTCAACTGGCTTGTATGAAGAAACACTTTGGGGATATAAG ATGAGGTATTGGTTGCAAGGTGACAATATTCGGACAGCAAACGATACCATTACTGGGAAAGAAACTCAAGGGGTTATTTATGGAATTCAGCGAGGTTACGTGTATTCCCTGAGAGTTCTCGGATTCAGTAAAGGCGGGGATGGGAAAATGAGCCCAACCAAATATTTTACGCTTG